The Triticum urartu cultivar G1812 chromosome 5, Tu2.1, whole genome shotgun sequence genome contains the following window.
atgaattaattaaataagagatattgtgatatcccaacaagcaaaacaatgttccaacaaggaacgatctccatgttccaacaaggaacaaacttcaatcttcacctgcaactaacaacgctataagaggggctgagcaaagcggtaacatagccaaacaacggtttgctaggacaaggtgggttagaggctcatGGCAATATGAGAGGCAATGATAAGCGAGTGGTAGGTATCgtatcataggcatagcaaaagagcgagcaactagcaagcaaagatagaagtgatttcgagggtatggtcatcttgcctgagatcccgcaagggagaagaacgagtccatgaagaagacaaacggacgtagatgaacggattctcacaacacgacgttatcggaaccaacccgaagaagcaacaccggaaaaggagcaaacaacatagtaaacaaccaacacatgaacatggcatgatgcacaatcaagtatgatgcatgtccggtttaatgaagcatggcatggcaatatgcacaaacaatactacaaattaagtggagctcaatatgcaactccgttgcatattgacgaaacaccacgtgacttatttggTTCGaacttgtttatgtacccaacaatattaaatgttgttaaacatggcaagagggtgaaacataataaaactacctatctaggcaagcttaaatgaggccggaagcaacgaataacaattccggtaaatcctcatatgcatatattagatttggtactgttctgccctaaacacaattttagagttgttaaacatgcaaagtaaagccaccatgttaaactagacatttttctaccctatttacatataaagtttgttacaaactgagttacggttatttagttatgaaataaatcattttagcaagttattaagaaaatttaaacaaacaacattttaaacatgttaaacatggatgagagtgacatattatgaaactagatgaatttctaagcaagtttcatatataaattgttttaatccgatgcacggttggtgagttattaaatgcatgaagtgcaagggctTTTCTGTAAATCTGCGTTCTCAGGAAAATTAGCAAAAACGTTCTGCGGAAAAAAAACACATCTCGGGCCAAAACTGCAGTCTGGCCCAACGGTAGAAATAAAACAAAGGAGGGGGGCTTTGTgggtggcctcacccatgggcttcggcccggttAAAGGAGAAGGCTGCAGAGGGGTGCTGGCGCGCTGGGCCTTGCGCAAGGAGGCCCAGGCGCGGGCGACGTGGAGGTCCATCGGGAGCCGAAGCAGGCCGAGGCAAGGCCGGCCCAGGCGAAAGGAGGCAGGGCGTTGCTGTAACTAGGCTTCGCGCGGAGGACGGAGCTGGGCCTCGTAGGCAGATCGAGCGGAGGCAGGGCGAGGTCCACGCGAGGCAGGGACACGGGCTTCAGGTCGGGCGCCGGTCTCCCTCGAGAAGAAAACGCAGCAGCAGGAGGAAGGAAGCGGCGGCGCGATGAAGCTTCGGCGACGACGGGTCCGGTGACGCTGGTGAGGCCGGGAACGATTCGCAGGGCCCCGGATCCGGTGGATCTCGGCCGGATCTGGCGAAGACGGGGTCAACGGCGAACTCCCTGGGCGGCGGCTACGGGCACCTGAGAGAGAGAGTACTTAGAGAGAGAGACGATGGGAGGAGGAGAACGAAGGGAGGGAGAGGGACGAGGCCGGTCCTGGCGGCTCATGGTGACGAAGACGAGATGCTGTTGCGCGAGCAGAGGAAGAGCTCGACAGGGGCTCGGGCGCTCGCTCGTGGCTGTCTTTGGGAGTAGGGAAGGAAGGTGCGAGGAGGCGTGGGCGCGGAGGAGCTCCACTCCTCTGGACTGAACAGGGAGGAGGAGGCGCTTGATGGATCGGGAGGAGCTGGTGCGGTGGGATTGGTTCGATGAACGAGGAGGAGACCAGGGGAGGTTTGTGGTTGGCTGTGGGTGAGATCCCAATGGGGATTTGGGGAATaagtgtggcggcggcggcaaggaCAAGCGCCTGGTCTAGATTTAGActagagtatatatatatatatatatatatatatatatatatatatatgagggaGACATTTAGAGACTAATCTGTCCCTACGATGGTAATCGGAGGGTTGGGAAAAAATAAATTAGGAAGTctaattaacaaaacagagacgttttgtagatgtttggggatgatctggacaCAACGGCGACGAAAGTCCGGTTCGGGTCCGGggcagctttcggacgcgcgcgaggagggccgcgggctgacaagagaggttaggttggacctgacggtaggtagtgggctgtgtagacggtctagagaggaaagagagggaaagcctggcaacagttttcggagaccgaaaacgtccgacgttagaccggctatactgccgctatagttatccgttggggcgtcaaacggactccgaacgcgatgaaacttggcaggcggcctacctacaacataaaaacaccgcatgccaactttcatcccattccgagaacattttccggccacttataaaataatatttcggacatgccgtgggcgcgtgcaagtgtgtctgggctcagaacggacaacggagagaaccggaagacccggacggatgcaggttttgaaacatgatgatgcaatgcacatgatgacatgacacgatgcaacacgcaagcaaatgacatggcaacgacgacgaataactggaagacacctggcgcatcggtctcggggcgttacaacatgCGATGCCAATGAGGCAGGTGATGAGGTCCCGTGCTCTGTAGCATTAGACATAGCAGCAGCATGGATGGCAGTGAGGCGGGATGCTACAGATGAAAACCTTGTGTCGGCTTGGTCGACACCGATGATGACTACGCCTTTGGGCGCCGTGTTCCTCTTTGGAGGCACCATCGTGAAGCTCCACCACCTCGCCTGACCGGTGCTATCTCCGGGCGAAAGCCTAAGATCTAGCTTCTAGATCGGATGACGACGGCGTTCTTGACACCGTAACCTCCTTAGAGGCGTCGTCTTGGAGTCACCGACCATTATTGGATGTCTATTGTTTGGTTGCAGGGCGGTTGACTGGTATGAGGTCCATGGCTGCGAGTAGCGCTGGAAGTCACAGGAaggaggtggagcggcttcgtCTTGCATGGAGCTTTTggtggagatgtcaagtcatgcctggCCGACAGGTGCTACGCTGTGTCATGCCTGATCAgcaggtgctacgcacgacaAATCTTCCAAAATCTTCGCGTCTGGATGGACGAGCGCGGTGCGGTGGCACCGTTGGgcgccgtggtggcgtcgacggaTGGACGGACTGACAAGGATGATGCGGATCTCTCTCTGAAGATGGGTCAGCGGGCGCCATGATGGCGTCGGCGGATGGACGGACTGACAAGGATGATGCGGATCTCTCTCTGAAGATGGGTCAGCGGTCTGATGAAGATGGCGGCGTCTAGAACTTATGCATGTGATGTATGTTTTAGGTCTGCTGCACCGGTTGTTGGTTCTGATACGTTATGTGGATGGATCGGCGACGACACCCGATTTAGATATGGGGAGTGAGAGCACTCCACATGATCGAGTTTTGTAGGTGTGAATGGTAGCTTCGGATGACTTGATATATGTTCTTATTAGACCTTTGTTGAATAATAAATAAAAATGGCCGCATGCATCGATTGATGCATTGGCTGGGGGTCTTAACCtcctttttcaaaaaaaaaaactttTCGGTGCCCCAAACAAATATACGGTTGGAATTAACTGGGATCGATAAGGTCAGGGTGCTGATTTCCGGGTTTATGAGTTTAAGGTTCGATTTCAGACTTGACGTACGAGTTGAAGGTTTATTTTAGACTTTTCTCCCTGAAAAATGTCTGTTGGATGTCACAGCCAAGGGGTAACCCACAATTAGTTGCCCCATATACTGATATTGTTACGTTTCACAAATGAATGACAAATTTCTTCTCGCAAAAAACAAGAATGACAAATTTCTATCTTTTATTTTTGAAGCATTCCGATGCCACCGAAAGAGAGGGAGAGCCCCCTCCCTTCATCTTCTTCCTTGACGttcccctagatgggagaagggtccCCCCCTCCAATTCTTGGTGGGCATGGCTCTGAAGGACTATATCCCCTCCGACATTGGATCTAACATTCTCCGGTAGAGTGCCAAAAAGGGCTAGATTTGTTCACCACGGAACCGCCTGTGGCGGCAAAAAGCTGTCAAAGAAAACAACGAAGGTTTTCAAGGTATTAATGATTCAGGAGTCCAAGAGGTAGTGGAGGAGCCTCCTACGCCGCCCACACGTCGTGAGCCCTGGGTGGCCACTCTGCTTGATCTTTGGCCCATCTCTTCATTCTTTGAAGAACACTTAGTTTTCAATTTTCCAAGAAATTTGGATCTCCGTAAAATAAACTTTTCTGTTAAACCACGAACACTAAAAACATTGGGTGACACTTAATTAATATGCTAGTCGATAAAATCATGAAACTATGCCTATATGGCATGTATATAGTAATGAAACATAAAAAAATTGTAGAGACGTTTAGGATGTATTACGATCTCGACACCTGTCATGATCAATCACATGTGTGGACGAGGAGGATCTCCCCTACTCTAGGAGTAGAGGACTGAGAGAGGAAAGGACTCCCGTAGGTGCGGGAGTTGGTGCGATGGGGTGAGGGGAGTCAACAATATGGTGGATGCGACGATGGTGGTAGGTGGAGGGAGGGAGGCAGACGAGCATCGCTACGGTCTCCAAAGGGTGGTGATTCCCCTCCTCGGATACTTCTCTTGGAGAATGTTGCGGATCAATTTTCCTAATCTCTGGCTTCAAATCCACGCAACATACCGCAAAGATCTTGGCAACATCATTCGACCGCACCTCTTGGCATGTACATGCTTCTATCACTTCCTACGAGTCTGATTTAGCTTAGACTGCATTGCATCCTAACCCAATTACCACTATGACACATGGTGATTTTTTTTACCAATGTGAATCTTCCTTTCGAATCACGAATGATGGCCCCTATCGCACATGCTTCCTCGTTACGAAAAAAGAAGCATTGACCTTTAGTTTAACGTAGCATTGCTCAGGTGGGGACCAAGGAGCCAACCATGGCTTAATTATGAGTAATTAGTTGTTGATATTTAGATGTAGTTCAGAACTTTTCACTTGGTTGAATTATTATATACTTTGCATAGTTATAATAagttgtatttttatgatatttCTTATGATGCATAGTCAAACATAAAGAATTGACACGGTTAATAAAATGATAGGTATTTTGGAACAATGAGTGTAATATAGTTTGGTAACTAAATGAGATATTCATTTCTATTAAACGAAAAAAGAGGCGATTAGATGGATTTCTAGCCAAGATCATTAAAAGAACACTAGATTGGTCATTGATTACATCATTCTTGACAGTTTGGCGACCGCCAACGACTACCTGAACAATTAATCACCTGAGACGGCCTTCTCCCACAACAATATATAAGCACGATAAAGTGCAGAAAAGAAACTATTTCAATCATTTCAAAACACAGGGCGTATTTTGTTGGTTGAGACAAGACTTTGACTAACAATTACTTGCAGAGATGGTCACAAGAAATCAACAATCTTCACGTTGTCATAGAATCTTCAAGTCTTATTGCACTGTGCAACTTGCTACGGATGCAGTGCAAGGGGTGTTCAACTGAATAACACTACTGTTTCCTTAAGATATTCGTTACACCATTTTGGGTTAAAGTTATAAAAGACTCGGTTGGTGATGATGGTATATTTGTCATCCGTCATTTCTGACTATCAAATCTATATCTAACGACTGTAAGGTAAGCTGTGACATTTTTGCAACAAGGCCTCACTTCTCCGCTCCaatttacagaaaaccccttagtatcttaaaaccaaccacatccctcaaATGAGCAATGGCAACAGCAAGCAATACATCATAGAACCGGAATTTTAGTTTCATCAACCTTTCACCATGATCTTGCTGCTAGTCCCCCAGTCAATGTCGTTGTGAAGCATGAAGACTGATATTGAACTTTGCTGTTTTTTACCAAATAGATGATTCATGACAATTTTCATACAAATTCGTGTATAAATGAAAACAAATGAGCTCATGGTCACCTGGGTCATCAAACAGCGTTTAGACAGTTGCTCATAGACCTCATACTTGGGAATCGCAAAATCATCTCCAGCACCCTAGCAGTATGTTGTACAAAACGGTACCCCATCCTTTCACAAgtataagatgttctaacttttATCTGAATCGGATGTATAGAGACATATTCTAttgtgtttgttcactcatttcagtccGCATGTGgtccatattgaaatatccaaaacatcttatatttatgAAATTAGCAAATACTATGATACTGAACATAAAACAAATGGTACATATGTATGGACATGGAAATTATATCATAGTACATGCCAAGGAAATTAATTGTCATCAGGGCATATCAGATTAAGTTACCTGCCAAGTTGCAGTACCATCGTCTGGATTTTATTTATTTATGCATGCAATGCCAAGAAGGCAAGAACAGAAAGGGATGAAACAACGATGATGTCAGAGTTGGTACTATGAAGAAGACTGGTTTAATTAACCACAGATTCGGGAGGCTTTCCACCTTCCAAGCATTTCACTATCCAACAATTTTAAAACATCTAAAGGAAAAATACCAGGGAGACTAGATAACAACGGCGTTAGGACAGTGAAGAAACCTATACTTTGGACTCTGTTTTTGTATACACCCTGTACAAGTGGCAGCACTGGATATCCTATGTGTTCACCTGGGAGTTCCAGCTCAGTCACAAGAACACAGGTAATGACAAGATTGCCTAGCCACACCCCACCATCCACAATTCTCTAGCCAGGATTCCAAAATAGGTCTTCGTATACTCCGCGGATGTCTATATTGAACTCCAAATGTGACCAGGATTATTGTGATTTACATCCCTCACTGGATGCGATGACAACAATAATCGCACCAAGGCGAACTATAAGGTTAATTGTAAAATATAATTACCATAGCCGATGCTAATCTGAACTAAGTTCTCTATGTCCCCTTCTTGGTGTTCTTTGCTCCAACCTCCCTGGTTTGTCCTACTTTGGCACGGCCAAGGTCTGACAAAGCCAAGACCAACAAATACCAAGCACAAGCACATGCCGTATCTATAAACACATTTGCTAGGGGGGACTAGCATGAACTGCTTAAGCCATATGCTACTTCCTTTCACCACCTAAGAGAGGGAGGGAGGAAATGGGCTCACGGTCACAGGGATGCGGTTCTTGCTATGTCAAAGCAATCATCAGCAGACTCAAGCCCAGATGCCTTGGAGGGAAGCCGCAGCATTGTGAGAGCGGCGCCAGATGCGCTGGAGGGAAGCCGCAGCGCTGCGAGAGCAGCGCCAGATGCGTTGGAGGGAAGCCGCAGCGCTATGAGAGCAGCATAGTCAAGGCAGAAGTAAGGCACGATACTCTTCAGGATATTCTGTACTctcagcagagcttcgagggagatgAGATTGGGGCACCATCACCTCGAAGGCATTCCCCGAAGGTTCGTCCGCTTAACCTGGATTGCCCTTATGAGAACAACTCCCCCAATATCCAGGATAGCTTCTTCATCGACAGGGTTACTCTGAGGAGCCAACGCAGCGTAGCCAGGAGAGTCAGCTTCAGATCTCCTGATCACTCCGACATATTCATCATTCCCGCACGCAACGATCCTGCTGGTTATTACTCCAGTGATGACGAATCCACAGAGAGTATAAGCGAAGAAGACATTGGTGCGAAGAGACCTCATTGTGCTATTACCAGATACTAAAAGGCCTGCTATCTGGTGCAACATCAAAAATCAAAACAGGAAGGCTGGAAGAAAAGGGGTTCACAACGAACAAGCTCATTGTTCAGGATATTTCTTCACACCAGATACTTAAATGGTACTGAAGCAATGGACTAGATGGTTTACCCAGGAATATGATATTTGCCACTTCATAATCACGAAAAGATATTTGCCACTTCAAGGCCTAATAAATTTCATGCAGTAGTATATGTACTTTTGTGTTTCTTGCCCTTCACCTTTTCAACCTATTGTATTTTTTCCACCTTGCTATTCTGAACTGAAGTGTATCTAAGAAAGAGGTTATGTACTGTACAGAATATCCTACATATGCAAGTACAAAAGCACTTCTTCCATAAAAATACTCATTAAGCTGTACAAGGTTTATTTTCTAAGACTAGGGGCAAAAGATAAGAGACGCGCACATATGACCTCATAAAACAGCCATATCTATAAGATAAATTCGTCAACAAAGTGGCAGTTCCTAATGTGAACATACGTTCAGTGGATCAGGATGAGAAACACCAGGTGTTCTACTTCTGTACACTTAGCTATATTCAGATTTGAAGCCTTCTGTCAGAGCAACAACCTTCGAAATTAACTTTGGCTGTAGCCTGGAAACAGCTTTCCGAATATCCTATAAAATGATAGTTTTGGTCAGATATGTAGCATTTTCACAGTAGTTTGATAGTTCACTGGCTACATACCTCAAGACTATATCGATTTGAGAAATGAGTGAGTATAATTGCCTCATTTCTAAACCATTGGGAATGCTCCATTATCTAGGAAGCATAAAAGGGTTTATGTTAGTGACTGATAGTATAATATATACAAATATCTCCTCATCATCAGAATTGTCCCAAAGCTCTATGGCTAGGGGGTGTCAGTATGGGAACTATTACCTCAGACAGATGCATGTGGCCATGCTCTCGAGCATGATCAACATCAACTTGGTCATCTAGGAAGGTTGCCTGCCAAAATTTCAAAAGATGTCGGCAACCAAATGATAGATGTGCAGAACTGGAGGAAGTTCAGACAGCCTTTGGGATATTCGCTGATGAATAAACTAGCAGAAATTATTACTTCTATATAACAAAACAAATGTGATACTTGTACTCATATATAAGCAACGGTGCCATGTTACAAAGCCCAGTTTCTAACATCTGATGATATGTGATGCAAAGAACACCATCCTATTATACTATTAATCACTGTCCATCTAGTTGCTTCTTAACTCAATCCCATGCTCCGTAACAATATCAAATCCCTAAATGTATTCGGTTTCATAGCATTCCACATTTTCTTTTCTCTTTTATGTTACCTAATAATGTAAGTACAGCGGAGACAAACACGTTGGCCGACTTTTGCCGTCTGTGGAGTGAAGGGAAAGAACTTGACATTGCAAAGGAGTTTTCAGGAAAAGAAAATTCTGAACAATACCTCGGTTATAAGAACCTTTGCTCTCAAGGCATCCGCATTCCGTGGGTCAAGAATAAAATCAGATGTTGTATCTCCGGTAAAGGCAACTTCTGGGTACAGTATGGTATCTGTAATCTAATAAAACATAGAGTGAGTTACAAAATAAGAAACATTTCTGATTGAGAGTACAACAAAAACTCACCTCAGAGCCTGATTGCTTTAATTTTACTATTTGACTTCCCTTCAAATGGGCATATTGTTTTTTCAACTTTCTTCTAACAGAGTATATGACGTAGCCCTTCATGGTATTCACAAGGAAAAAGATGGGACGATAAGCATTAACTTATGTTCAGTAACTGCATGGTGAGTAACTCTATTAAACTACTGAGTCAAGGAGCAGTACCTGGCTGGGTACAGTATGGTGAGTCTGAAATGGTCTGGCAACAAGGTCATTGCGTATTTCATATGTTTCTCCTGAAAAAGAAATTCTGCACATTAAGAagtaaaaaaggaaaaaacaaaaggGCAAACGGTGAAATGATCTCCATACCCAAGTCAAGAGCAACCAATTCAACTTCCAGGTCAATTCTACTCATTCTACGATGGATCTGAAGCATCTCCTCAACATCATCCCTTATGCACGGAGGTACAAATACGGTTGGAGGCTTCAAATTGTAGAGGCCGCGGGTTGCTATATACATTGGAAGACCGCCCTGAAAAGTTGCCAGTTTACCCATAATAACTGATCTATTAGTTTTCTTTCTCTAGTGGAAGTGGATGTAAATGTTGAAATATAAGAGTTCGTCACTAATTTtcttgagaaagagatatataTGATGTTATCACGTTGTAGCAGCAACGGTAAGTCGGCACTGGAGCATATGGGAACACTGAAATAGCAAACAACAGAGCATCTCACCTTAATTTGCATTCCAGCAGAGAAATAAAATGGCATAATTAAGAAGCTATTGCTAACCCTCAAAAGTGCAACTGATAGAGCAAGGTGATTATTTAAAACATTTTAAGCAGCCTAATTCAGGCCAACTTACCCCCAAGGCTCCTATTGAGGATGATGATATTATCCCTCACAACAGTATCTGACTATCTTGCTAAACAAATTAACTTACCAGTTACTAATAAGTTACCATTATCGATTACCATGGACTCAAATActaatatactccctctg
Protein-coding sequences here:
- the LOC125509720 gene encoding tRNase Z TRZ2, chloroplastic-like, which translates into the protein MATTTTTLFSLAPLRLTHRRLLAPAPGTASRFRTLAAKKAAASTVSGSGGGAGSGLLSVLDRALTDEEEYRRARAQVQRKGVEAEGYAIEGISVGGHETCVTVPSLNVAFDIGRGPLFAVRQDHLFITHAHLDHIGGLPMYIATRGLYNLKPPTVFVPPCIRDDVEEMLQIHRRMSRIDLEVELVALDLGETYEIRNDLVARPFQTHHTVPSQGYVIYSVRRKLKKQYAHLKGSQIVKLKQSGSEITDTILYPEVAFTGDTTSDFILDPRNADALRAKVLITEATFLDDQVDVDHAREHGHMHLSEIMEHSQWFRNEAIILTHFSNRYSLEDIRKAVSRLQPKLISKVVALTEGFKSEYS